A genome region from Thermodesulfobacteriota bacterium includes the following:
- the pabA gene encoding aminodeoxychorismate/anthranilate synthase component II, translated as MILMIDNYDSFTYNLVHYLAELGEEVVVYRNDKIELEDIGKLNPDIMVVSPGPCTPKEAGISVDAIKEFAGRLPILGVCLGHQSVAHAYGAEIIRADRLLHGKTSEIHHDGKGVYKNIPDPFEATRYHSLIVNKKTLPDVFEVSAWTDEGEIMGIRHKEHLIEGVQFHPESILTKHGKDLLKNFITLSKKKNRR; from the coding sequence ATGATACTTATGATAGACAATTACGACTCTTTCACTTATAACCTGGTTCACTATTTGGCTGAGCTGGGTGAAGAGGTTGTGGTTTATAGAAACGACAAAATTGAGCTTGAGGACATTGGCAAACTTAACCCTGATATCATGGTCGTTTCACCCGGTCCGTGCACTCCAAAAGAAGCCGGCATATCAGTAGATGCCATTAAGGAGTTTGCAGGACGTCTTCCGATTCTGGGAGTTTGCTTGGGACATCAATCAGTTGCTCACGCATATGGAGCCGAGATTATAAGAGCTGATAGACTGTTGCACGGCAAGACTTCAGAAATTCATCACGATGGAAAAGGCGTATATAAAAATATCCCTGATCCTTTTGAGGCAACTAGGTATCATTCATTAATCGTAAACAAAAAAACCCTTCCAGATGTTTTTGAGGTAAGCGCATGGACAGATGAAGGGGAAATAATGGGCATAAGACACAAGGAACATCTAATTGAGGGCGTTCAATTTCATCCAGAATCTATTTTAACTAAACACGGAAAAGACCTTCTAAAAAATTTCATTACCCTCTCTAAGAAAAAAAATAGAAGATAA
- the trpE gene encoding anthranilate synthase component I codes for MISPSFTEFKKKLKKGNLIPVWREVLADFDTPVSAFKKIESGKYSFLLESVEGGEKWGRYSFLGSEPKVIFKSKNGNIEVTEKGRTKKSKGDPFDALRELLSRYKPVPTPELPRFHGGAVGYFSYDIVRHVEDLPELGIDDLGLWDALFMITDSVLVFDNVNHKIKIIYNAFVPDSKNAKKEYEKAVSKIEAIERKLRKPVSLYKATKSSKSKGTPRLKSNFKPEDYKKAVRKTKEYIKAGDIIQAVIAQRWKTKLDVDPFDLYRSLRVLNPSPYMFYLNTNNETLVGSSPEVMVRVEDGQVESRPIAGTRPRGKTEKEDLKLEEELLADPKERAEHIMLVDLARNDLGRISKTGTVKVDELMIIERYSHVMHIVSNVISDLSKKKDAFDVFKATFPAGTLSGAPKVRAMEIIEEMEPNRRGAYGGAVGYFSFSGNMDTCITIRTFVIKDGEINIQAGAGIVADSKPEKEYQECVNKVKALVRAIEVTKSGL; via the coding sequence ATGATTTCTCCTTCTTTCACTGAATTTAAGAAAAAACTCAAAAAAGGCAACCTAATACCGGTCTGGCGCGAGGTGCTTGCAGACTTTGATACGCCGGTTTCAGCTTTTAAAAAAATTGAGTCTGGAAAGTACTCATTTCTACTTGAAAGTGTCGAAGGCGGAGAGAAGTGGGGAAGATACAGCTTTTTAGGATCAGAGCCTAAAGTAATTTTTAAGTCAAAAAACGGCAATATCGAAGTAACTGAAAAAGGCAGGACAAAAAAAAGCAAAGGCGATCCTTTTGATGCTTTAAGGGAATTACTATCTAGATATAAGCCTGTGCCCACTCCAGAGCTACCTCGCTTTCACGGCGGGGCGGTTGGATATTTCAGCTATGACATTGTCAGGCACGTGGAAGATTTGCCGGAGCTTGGAATTGATGATCTAGGTCTATGGGATGCTCTTTTTATGATTACAGATTCGGTACTCGTTTTCGACAATGTGAATCATAAAATAAAGATAATCTATAACGCATTTGTGCCTGATTCGAAAAATGCCAAAAAAGAATATGAAAAGGCTGTTTCCAAGATTGAAGCAATAGAAAGGAAATTAAGAAAGCCGGTGAGTTTATACAAAGCAACTAAGAGTTCAAAGAGTAAGGGGACACCAAGACTTAAATCAAATTTTAAACCTGAAGATTATAAAAAGGCAGTCAGAAAAACTAAGGAATATATAAAGGCTGGGGATATTATTCAGGCAGTTATTGCACAGAGATGGAAAACTAAGCTTGATGTAGATCCGTTTGATCTCTACAGATCGCTTAGGGTTTTAAACCCTTCGCCATACATGTTCTATTTGAACACTAATAACGAGACTCTTGTGGGTTCATCTCCTGAGGTAATGGTCAGGGTCGAAGACGGGCAAGTAGAAAGCCGTCCTATCGCTGGAACTAGGCCGAGGGGAAAGACAGAAAAAGAGGATCTGAAATTAGAAGAAGAACTTTTAGCAGACCCAAAAGAGCGGGCCGAGCATATAATGCTTGTTGATTTGGCCAGAAATGACTTGGGACGTATTTCTAAAACGGGAACTGTCAAAGTTGATGAGCTCATGATAATTGAGCGCTACTCTCATGTGATGCACATAGTATCAAATGTAATTTCTGATCTGAGCAAGAAAAAAGATGCTTTTGACGTTTTTAAAGCAACATTTCCGGCTGGAACATTATCGGGGGCACCTAAAGTGAGAGCTATGGAAATTATAGAAGAGATGGAACCCAACCGTAGAGGAGCATACGGGGGCGCAGTTGGTTATTTCAGCTTCTCAGGCAATATGGATACTTGTATAACAATAAGAACATTTGTAATTAAAGACGGTGAGATAAATATTCAGGCCGGCGCTGGAATTGTTGCCGACTCCAAGCCTGAAAAAGAATACCAAGAGTGCGTAAACAAAGTAAAAGCTCTAGTAAGGGCTATCGAAGTTACCAAGTCGGGATTATAA